In Phycisphaerae bacterium, one genomic interval encodes:
- a CDS encoding tyrosine--tRNA ligase produces the protein MMTDFLSDLEQRHLIHQVSAPELAELLRTRRVVAYAGFDPTADSLHVGSLMPLITLMRFQRAGHRPIGLLGGGTGLIGDPSGKEAERTLLTRAQVEHNVAGIRRQIERFLELGPDEALVVNNAEWLCELNLVDFLRDIGKHFSVNQMIVRDSVRMRLETREHGLSYTEFSYMLLQSYDFLALHDRYGCLLQMGGSDQWGNILSGADLIRRLRGVEAFGLTTPLLTRADGKKFGKSEEGNVWLDAERTSPYQFYQFWLNADDKDVVQYLNTFTLLPVEEIRALGATVTAAPEKRAAQRVLASEVTRMLHGPEALARAQRATDVLFSKDADYRQLSAQELREAFHGAPSTPLAAAALGTPAAGLLAAATDAGLYPSRGRARQEVAAGGLSVNNVPVRDAGYTLSASDLLPGGYVILRKGKKHFHVLRVATE, from the coding sequence ATGATGACTGACTTTCTATCCGACCTCGAGCAGCGCCATCTCATCCACCAGGTCTCCGCGCCCGAGCTGGCGGAGCTGCTCCGCACGCGCCGCGTGGTGGCGTACGCGGGTTTTGATCCGACAGCCGACAGCCTGCACGTCGGCAGCCTGATGCCGCTGATCACGCTGATGCGCTTTCAGCGCGCCGGGCATCGGCCGATCGGCCTGCTCGGCGGTGGGACTGGGCTGATCGGCGACCCGAGCGGCAAGGAGGCGGAGCGGACCCTGCTGACCCGCGCGCAGGTCGAGCACAACGTGGCGGGCATCCGGCGCCAGATCGAGCGCTTCCTCGAGCTCGGCCCGGACGAGGCCCTGGTCGTCAACAACGCGGAATGGCTCTGCGAATTGAACCTGGTGGACTTCCTGCGCGACATCGGCAAGCACTTCTCGGTCAACCAGATGATCGTCCGCGACTCGGTGCGCATGCGGCTGGAGACGCGCGAGCACGGGCTGTCGTACACCGAGTTCTCGTACATGCTGCTGCAGTCCTATGACTTCCTGGCGCTGCACGATCGGTACGGGTGCTTGCTGCAGATGGGCGGCAGCGACCAGTGGGGCAACATTCTCTCGGGCGCGGACCTGATTCGCCGCCTGCGCGGCGTCGAGGCCTTCGGGCTGACCACACCGCTGCTGACCCGCGCCGATGGCAAGAAATTCGGCAAGTCGGAAGAGGGGAACGTCTGGCTCGACGCGGAACGCACCAGCCCGTACCAGTTCTACCAGTTCTGGCTGAACGCGGACGACAAGGACGTCGTGCAGTACCTGAACACGTTCACCCTGCTGCCCGTGGAGGAGATTCGCGCGCTGGGCGCGACCGTGACCGCGGCGCCCGAGAAGCGCGCAGCGCAGCGGGTGCTGGCGTCCGAAGTGACGCGCATGCTGCATGGCCCCGAGGCCCTGGCCCGCGCGCAGCGCGCCACGGACGTACTGTTCAGCAAAGACGCGGACTATCGCCAGCTCTCCGCGCAGGAGCTGCGGGAGGCTTTCCACGGCGCGCCGAGCACGCCACTTGCCGCCGCCGCGCTGGGCACGCCCGCCGCCGGTCTGCTCGCGGCGGCAACCGACGCCGGCCTCTATCCGTCGCGCGGCCGCGCGCGGCAGGAGGTGGCCGCCGGCGGTCTGTCGGTCAACAACGTGCCGGTGCGCGATGCGGGCTACACTTTGTCTGCCTCCGACCTGCTGCCAGGTGGCTACGTCATTCTGCGGAAGGGCAAGAAGCACTTCCACGTGCTACGCGTGGCCACAGAATAA
- a CDS encoding glycosyltransferase family 2 protein — protein sequence MAPGGDNPAVTLSLVVPVLDERENIVPLVERIRAVLAELALSYEIIFVGNGSLDDTAGHVQRLARDDPRVRLVHLSRNFGHQPALVAGLEHARGAAVITMDGDLQHPPEVIPALVQQWRAGYEVVQTIRRAPADASVLKRAGSRWFYRLLSALTHLRVTPGAADFRLMSRPAVDAFLSCRERCRCNRALVQWIGFAYTEVPYDAAPRLAGETKYSTRALFRLAADAIFSFSSWPLRVAGLAGGLVSLAALGYLIFILWARLFTDNIPPGWSSTLAAVLILGGVNLMVLWILGEYVGRLYEEVKQRPIYIVRPAPAPGSTDAKKD from the coding sequence ATGGCCCCTGGCGGCGACAATCCGGCGGTCACCCTTTCACTCGTCGTGCCCGTCCTCGATGAGCGCGAAAACATCGTGCCGCTGGTGGAACGCATCCGCGCCGTGCTGGCCGAGCTCGCGCTGAGCTACGAGATCATCTTCGTCGGCAACGGCAGCCTGGACGACACGGCCGGACACGTGCAGCGCCTCGCCCGTGACGACCCGCGCGTGCGGCTGGTGCACCTGTCGCGCAACTTCGGTCATCAGCCTGCGCTCGTGGCCGGCCTGGAACACGCGCGCGGCGCCGCGGTCATCACCATGGACGGCGACCTGCAGCATCCGCCCGAGGTTATTCCGGCGCTGGTCCAGCAGTGGCGCGCGGGTTACGAAGTCGTGCAAACGATCCGGCGTGCGCCCGCCGATGCGAGCGTTTTGAAGCGCGCCGGCTCGCGGTGGTTCTATCGGTTGCTGTCCGCGCTGACGCATCTGCGCGTCACGCCCGGCGCGGCTGATTTCCGACTGATGAGTCGCCCGGCGGTTGATGCGTTCCTGTCATGCCGCGAACGCTGCCGCTGCAACCGCGCGCTCGTGCAGTGGATCGGTTTCGCCTACACCGAAGTCCCGTACGACGCCGCGCCCCGCCTGGCCGGCGAAACCAAGTACTCCACCCGCGCCTTGTTCCGGCTGGCCGCCGATGCGATCTTCTCGTTTTCCAGTTGGCCACTGCGCGTGGCAGGACTGGCAGGCGGCCTCGTGTCGCTGGCCGCCCTCGGGTACCTGATCTTCATCCTGTGGGCCCGGCTGTTCACGGACAACATTCCACCGGGCTGGAGTTCCACGCTCGCCGCCGTGCTGATTCTGGGCGGCGTGAACCTGATGGTGCTGTGGATTCTGGGCGAGTATGTCGGGCGCCTGTATGAAGAAGTCAAGCAGCGGCCGATCTACATCGTACGCCCGGCACCGGCGCCCGGCTCAACCGATGCGAAAAAGGACTGA
- a CDS encoding class I SAM-dependent rRNA methyltransferase: MPALTAALARRAAILAEPQTNVCRLFHGAAEGVDGLVIERLGAVLIAQLHAGRLAVDAEQARDLCALAAERVGATAVYRKVYPRDRSAPRAALDQQHRDATPWWGQPASPEFAVYEAGLQFLVRPYDGYATGLFLDHRHARQRVRELAAGRRVLNVFAYTCGFTVAAALGGAPATVSVDISKKSLEWGQRNLAANGIALDTHRFICDDAFAYYRRATRQGQRFDFIILDPPTFARQRTARGVFSLTDDLARLVAGALTLLDPDGLLHLSVNHRGTSLERLERVVAEAACSVGRTCAVAARPALPDDFCGDPDYAKSVLFRIG; the protein is encoded by the coding sequence GTGCCGGCCCTCACCGCCGCGCTGGCGCGCCGCGCGGCCATCCTGGCCGAGCCGCAGACCAACGTCTGCCGGCTGTTCCACGGCGCGGCCGAGGGCGTGGACGGCCTGGTGATCGAGCGGCTGGGCGCGGTGTTGATCGCGCAGTTGCACGCCGGACGGCTGGCGGTGGACGCGGAGCAGGCGCGCGACCTGTGCGCACTGGCCGCCGAGCGCGTCGGCGCGACGGCGGTTTACCGCAAGGTCTATCCCAGGGATCGCAGTGCGCCGCGCGCCGCGCTGGACCAGCAGCACCGGGACGCCACGCCGTGGTGGGGGCAGCCCGCATCGCCGGAGTTCGCGGTGTACGAAGCCGGGCTGCAGTTCCTGGTGCGGCCCTACGACGGCTACGCGACCGGGCTGTTCCTGGACCATCGCCACGCGCGGCAACGCGTGCGTGAGCTCGCCGCCGGGCGGCGCGTGCTGAACGTGTTCGCGTACACGTGCGGGTTTACCGTGGCCGCGGCGCTGGGCGGGGCACCGGCTACGGTCAGCGTGGACATCTCGAAGAAATCACTTGAATGGGGCCAGCGCAATCTGGCGGCCAACGGCATAGCGCTGGATACCCACCGCTTCATCTGCGACGACGCGTTCGCCTACTACCGTCGGGCGACGCGGCAGGGGCAGCGTTTTGACTTCATCATTCTGGATCCACCGACCTTCGCACGGCAACGCACAGCGCGCGGCGTGTTCTCATTGACCGACGATCTGGCGCGGCTCGTGGCGGGCGCGCTGACCTTGCTCGATCCGGACGGACTGTTGCATCTGTCGGTGAATCACCGGGGCACGAGCCTGGAGCGGTTGGAACGGGTGGTCGCGGAAGCGGCATGCTCCGTGGGGCGCACCTGCGCGGTCGCCGCCCGCCCGGCCCTGCCGGACGACTTCTGCGGCGACCCGGACTACGCGAAATCAGTCCTTTTTCGCATCGGTTGA